GGAAGGAACATACCTGTAATCTAGCATAAGTAACTTGGCATATTTTTCTGGAGTTGAAAACTTCCcaattttgaagatgaaaagCCTTGTACAGTCTCAACGTTGCTTGCGGTGAAGTCATGTTCACAAATCCATATCCCACATTGCACTTGTTACTAACAAAATCCATAAATCAtcaattagaagaagaaaaaaaatactcagtgaaataaataaaaatggaatgTTTTAGAAGATTACATGAAATCGATAGGAAGataaacaaaatcataagaGGATTTTGGCTGATCATCGCCGTCGGCAATCTGCTCGTTACAGTGAATGCAGTGGTTGTCCAGCATGTTCAGCAGCAGCTTCTGACTGCACACCAGACCCCAAATATATGTCAGTCAAATAAACCAAATACCGatattaaaactatttttattttctttatcaatGTGAAATGTTTGATCTAAAACCAAAAATCATTCAATACTATCAAATACCAATCTCATCTACTTCTTATGAACTAGTAGACCAAAGGAAACATGATAAATTACCAGTATTTTCagaatttatgtatgaaaacaAACGGAATCAGAAtaatatgtgtttttatatatatatatatatataaagagggGAACAAATGAAGACGAATTTAACCTGTACTTGTTTGGTATGTTTTTGATCATGACAGTAGTTCTGGAATCTCTGCAATTTGATTCCATAATGGCATCTTCTTTAATTAGAAAACGAGGGTCATAATCTTTTGCCTGCTTTGATGACCAGCCCATCTTCCATGGCCTACTGCTGCTGCTGCTATTTGCTTGTTGTTGGAACAGTTTTTGTGGACGTTTTGGAGAACAACTTGTAACACTGCTACTACTTGCACTAATGCTGTGGTTACTGCTTTTTTTGACATTCTTATTCTTCCCAATCCTAACATTACTATTATTTGATATACACAAAGAAGCTAATGATTCTTGAACTGAACCACCAGTCCCTGAACTCTCACTTCCGCTACATCCACTAGGGTTTCCTTTAACATAATTTGATTTCTGATTTTGGGAATGTGAAGTGTTGTATACCGGCGCTATTCTTGGTGGAGAGTAATTATTCTTGAATTTGGTAGGTGAAGAATACTGAAAACCTTTTGAGAAGCGTCTGCTGTTATTTCCACCTGGCCTGCTGAATTCAATCAGCAATGGCTGCCCATTTAAATCATAACCATTCATCTCCATCAACGCCCTTGACGCATCTCTAACATCGTAAAACTCCACAAATCTTTGATGCTTCTTCATTGGTGTCTCTCTCAATTCCTTCACATGCCCTATTcgaacccaaaaaaaaaaattacatgaatcgAAGAAATCAACCAGAATCACAAAACATATAAAGGGGAATAAGAAACATACCAAAAGcttgaaataaatgaaaaagagaaTCGGCAGAAGTTTGAGAAGACAAATTGAAAATGACAAGTGTGCCTTGATTATTCCCATCAACAAGAGCGGAAGTGACCGGAAAAGTGAACTGAGCCCAAACAGCTTTTCCAGCAACGAGTCCACGCGCCGTCGGCGGTGGAACTGGTGGAatagaattttgattttcaatgaACTCATAATAATGCCTCCTTAAACGCATCTGTTGCTGCATGTGCTGCTGTTGAATCTCCATTAACGCCGTCTGCGCGTTCCTTAAATCATAGAAATGAACCGTTACAATCCCTTCTCTTACCCTTCCCATTTGCACAGCCCTTACATCCCCAAATACTTCTAAATCCCTTCGAATAATCGATTCACTCACATCAACCGGAACCATACATAACAACAAAGTTCTTGTAGGCATTGAACTTGGTGGTGGTAAAATAGGCGTAGGTACCGGTGAGTTAGCGCTAAGATACGCCGGCCGGAGTAACGGAACTGGTGCAACATCAGCGTACGGCGGCggcggtggtggtggtggtggatgAGGAGGAGGACATGAAAAAGGGTAGTAAAATTGATTGGGAAATACAggcaaaaaattattattaaatggATAGGTTGGTATAAATTCTTGAGCTCTAGGATCAAGATTTCCATGAATGATACCACTGTTCTCCATTCTTCTACTAGAGATTGGGGTTTTTCTTCTCTAGTTgaaaatgaggaagaagataAATACTGTgtgttgttttttgtttttgtttctctctctagagTAGTCTATGAGCAGAGTCTATAGAGTGGAGTGTTGTCCATGTACATACAATACAGAGAGAGTGAGAGaggagaaaataaattgaagaatGTTAAAAAGGAACAAATGAGACTAGTAATGCACGACAATCTTCTCAACTAAATTTGCAAACAAATGTCTTGGGTGTCTCAATTATAGTTACCCAAAATGCCCCCATTatcatttttctaaattaatactattttttttttcgaataGTGAATTTGTGAAGCATTATATAGtcgaaaaatatttaaagaaataatttaaattatattttttattgttattaaataGTGTAATTTTATCTTCtagaatatatgataaaaaggaataaatatttaaaaagttaattttaaactttaaataatttaattaattcagaTAACGAAAAAAGCTTCAAAAATTGAGTTAAtaggaaataaaaagaatttgtaGTACTTTAAGTACGATCACTTCATTTAgagtattaaattaatattatttataatgaaaatgtCAATGTAATGTAAAAAGTGACAGCATTTTTTTTCCAAGATACTCCCCGAGCTTCATAGtagttttcatttattttttcttcaatgcCCTTTAagaaacttgaaataatatgtgtatttttactgattttttttttttatgtttttagatatattttataaaataaaattgaaagggTAAGATGGAAAAATTAAAGTAGTTTACCTCGATTTTGTAAATTGACTACTATTTTGTAATAATCATATGTGCTAATAATGtcaagttaatttatttattaatattttttttattttaaaataagtgatattttgtttgtttttttttgacttaaaataaaagattttgtcTATATAATCAAGAATACGGTGATgatgttctttcaattttatcattatttaaataaataatatcagctatatgtatttattttggaAATTGACAACTAATTTAGAATAATTATATGAGTACTAATTAGTgttacattattaattattactatttCGATCGTTTCAACATAAGTggtgttttacttttttttttttttttacataaaatttgttttgcataatCAAAAACATGTTACTAATATTCtccaattttatcattttttggaatttcttttaaaaagagTTACATGCATTTATTTTGTACATTGTTAATAATTTGACAAAATTGTAGGAGTACGAACTAGTGACACGTTATTAGTtcctatttttttctctatttcaaaataagtgatgttttatttcttactttttgtttgctataaaataaattttgttttgcataataatcaagaacacatttCTTGCAATTTTGTcgttatttaaataataaaaaaagttacatatatttattaaaagtaaatttcaaaaaatgcaTCTCGCTTTTTaggaatatttaattttctaaagaGGTGTACACAAACTAAAAACAccacttattttaaaatgaatagtTATTGtgctatatttttaaaattcttactAGTTTCACAGCACGTGCATCAGTCGTGTGTATCGTTTTTATAGCATACAATATTGTAAAATAGTcgttattcaaatttttaaaaaaagagctctatatatttattttataaattagcAACTAATTTGAAATAATCATAGGAGTACAAATTAGTGTCACATTATTAATTACTACTATTTCCTTCATTCAAAATAAGTggtgttttactttttttttaaaaaaaataatatttgttttacataatcaagaacacattaataatgttctttaatttatatcaatttattttatgcaTTGACAATTAAGTTGGAATAATCGTAGGAGTATCAATTAGTGTCACGTTAttagttattacttttttttcatttcaaagtAAGTGGTGttctaatatttcttttttgttttaaataaaatttgttttacaaaattaagaaaGCGTTAATGATGTTCTTCCTATTTCATCgagttttgagttttttttttaaaaaaaaagagaataagagatatatgtatttattttgtacATTGACAACTAACTTGTAATAATAGTAGGAGTACTAATTAGtgttatgttattaattttttttttcatttagatAAGTTGTGTTttacctttttaatttttgtttgttataaaataaattttattatacataatcaagaacacgTTAATaatgttctttcaattttatcgttatttaaataacaaaaaaattaattgtatttattaaaagtaaattagaaaaaatgaatCTCACATTTTTCAAATGCCTAATTTCCTTATGAGGCGTGAGTAACTTAAAAacaccttttattttaaaatgaagggttattatgctattttttattattattactagtaTTACGACACGTGCATGTCACGTGAGTATTGTATAAGTAATATACGATGCGGTAAAATAAtcattgtttaatttatttatatttttaaaaaccacatacatttattttgtaaattgaCTACTGATTTGGAATAATCATAAGAGTACTAATAAATTGAAGAATGTTAAAAAGGAACAAATGAGACTAGTAATGCACGACAATCTTCTCAACTAAATTTGCAACAAATGTCTTGGAAGTCTCAATTATATTTACCCAAAATGCCCCCATTatcatttttctaaattaatagtatttcttttttttaagtaCTAAATAATAGTAGTAAATTTGTGAAGCATTAtataatcaaaaaatatttaaagaaataattaaactatattttttattgttattagatagtatatttTATCTTCTAGAATATAAGATAAAAAGggataaatatttaaaaaattaaatataaattttaaagtttaaataatttaattaattcaaataatgaaaaaagcttcaaaaattgagttaataggaaataaaaagaatttgtaGTACTTTAATTACGATCACTTCATTTAgagtattaaattaatattatttctaatgAAAATGTCAATGTAATGTAAAAAGTGACAGCATTTTTTTTCCAAGATACTCCCTGAGCTTCATAGtagttttcatttattttttctttaatgccCTTTTagaaacttgaaataatatatgtatttttactgaaacttttttttattttatgtttttagatatattttataaaataaaattgggaGGGCAAGATGGAAAAATTAAAGTAGTTTTACCTCGATTTTGTAAATTGACTACTATTTtgtaataatcatataagtgcttattaatttttccttttattttaaaattagtgatgttttatttttttatttttttgcttaaaataaaaatttttgcCTTATATAATCAAGAACATGTTGATGATGTTCTTCCAATTTTATCatt
The window above is part of the Solanum pennellii chromosome 5, SPENNV200 genome. Proteins encoded here:
- the LOC107019168 gene encoding protein terminal ear1 homolog, producing the protein MENSGIIHGNLDPRAQEFIPTYPFNNNFLPVFPNQFYYPFSCPPPHPPPPPPPPPYADVAPVPLLRPAYLSANSPVPTPILPPPSSMPTRTLLLCMVPVDVSESIIRRDLEVFGDVRAVQMGRVREGIVTVHFYDLRNAQTALMEIQQQHMQQQMRLRRHYYEFIENQNSIPPVPPPTARGLVAGKAVWAQFTFPVTSALVDGNNQGTLVIFNLSSQTSADSLFHLFQAFGHVKELRETPMKKHQRFVEFYDVRDASRALMEMNGYDLNGQPLLIEFSRPGGNNSRRFSKGFQYSSPTKFKNNYSPPRIAPVYNTSHSQNQKSNYVKGNPSGCSGSESSGTGGSVQESLASLCISNNSNVRIGKNKNVKKSSNHSISASSSSVTSCSPKRPQKLFQQQANSSSSSRPWKMGWSSKQAKDYDPRFLIKEDAIMESNCRDSRTTVMIKNIPNKYSQKLLLNMLDNHCIHCNEQIADGDDQPKSSYDFVYLPIDFINKCNVGYGFVNMTSPQATLRLYKAFHLQNWEVFNSRKICQVTYARLQGIEALKDHFKNSKFPCEAEEYMPVIFSPPRDGKYLTEPNPIVGGGIINSSSSNSCNSNDENEGRNGGSSSSNSNGDN